AACCTTATAAGTTGCCCTTTCCGCTTGACGATGTTTTGGTAATCCCACTGGATGTCACGCGCTTTGGACGACCATTCCAACAGGTCATGCTCGTGTACATCGTCGGCGTTTTGGTAAAAGAAGGAGGCATCCCGGAATTTGCCCGTTCCCATTTTGAGGCGTTCATCGCCAAAATCGGCACCGCTCCAAAACATCAGTCGAATACCCGCTTTCTGCGTACTGTAGCCCGCCACCGGATTGCCGTCAAGGAACCATACGGGATGGGAATGCCAGACCTTTATTTCGGCTTCCGGAAGTCCTTTTTCCAATAGCGCATACAGTCGTTCGCAGATGTGTCTGTCCTCTGATGAAAGGGACGTGTGATAGGTGGCGACGTCGGGTTGCATAGGGTGTTTTATACAAAAATACGTAAAAACAAGCCGCTCGTCCCGGACGTTGAGGGGTTGAAGGTTTATCGTACGACGCCGGATGCCAGTACTTCGCTGACGCTGTCCCACAACTGTTTCCGCATCGTAAGGCTTTGCACCGCGGCCTCGGTGGCTTCCTGCCATTTCGTTTTGTCGTCACCGCACAAAAGCGATGTCATCCGTAGGGCCAGGTGGCTGTGGTGGTCACCGTCTACCTCTATATGGCGCTCCAGGTAATAACAGAAGGTGCCGATTTGCGGGAAGCGGTCACGGAGGTCTTTCACCAACGCCAGGAACATACCCGGAATAAGGTCTTCGCGCCCGAAGGTGAATACGGCCGATTGCACGTGCACACCGTGGTGGCGAATGATGTTGAAGGTATAGGAGACAAACGCACGCGCCGCGGCCGGGACGTCTGCGGTTTCAAAAGCATCTTCCAGGGTTTGTCCGCCCGCCAGTGCCTGCACGAACGTACGGATCGGTTGGGTGTCGGCACCGGCTTCCTCCATGGCCTTGAGGTAGAGTTCGAAATGGCTCATGACCACACCGTCGGCATCTTCGTCTGACTCTTCTCCCAACACGATTTCATTGATCAGCCGCCGCGTAACCGGATCGCCTATCGGTAGCCATGGCAGGGAGGTACAGGTCAGTTCACGTTGTAGCGATTTAAGCAATGACATGAAATCCCATACGGCGTAAACATGGTGTTCCATAAACCGGCGCAGGCCTTCGATATCGGTAATGGAATCGTATAGATCGTGGTGCAGGATAGCGGTTTCAATCGGGGCCAATTGCTGACGGAGCGCAGTAACAGGGGCAGTCATAACGGGTTTTATTTGCCGCAAAGATACAACAGCCCTGCTTCAACAACTGTTGTTTTTTACGTCACGGGAAGAAGGGAATCGAGAATTTCTGCAATTGAAAAACGGGCACCGCACACGAATTCATCGGCGGCACCATAGTAGATCGTCAGTTCATCGCCGTCAACGACATGCCCGTTGGTAAAGACCACGTGACCGAAGAACCCGCTGAGTTCATACGATTCGGTCGGTTCCATGATCGGTGTTTCGCTGCGGGCGATGACGCGGGCCGGATCGCGTAGGTCAAGTAGGAAGGCACCCAGGCAATACCTGTGCTCGGCCGTGGCGCCGTGGTAGATTTCGAGCCAGCCCTTTTCGGTTTTGATGGGCGCGGCTCCGGCCCCCACGCGGGCGCTGTCCCAATACCCGTGGCGCGTCCGGATGAGGCAGCGGTGGTTGCCCCAATGCAGGCCGTCCATCGATTCGGCGAGCCAGATGAAATTCCCGCCAATGGCCACACTGCTCGGTCGGTGCAGTATGTAGTACCGCCCGTTGATGGTTTCTTCGAAAATCGCGGCGTCTTTGTTGTGAGGCGGGAGAATCATACCGTGCCGGTCAAACGAGCGCCAGTCGCGCGTGCTGCGCAGGCCGACCCCCACACCGTTGGAGGAAACCGCTGTGTAGGCGATAAAATATTCGTCGCCTATCAGGCTCACCCGGGCATCTTCTATTCCAAAGCGTTCGTTTTCGCCCTTTGGTAGGATACTGGGGAAATCGGTGGTTTCGACAAAATCCACGCCGTTTTCACTGCACACCAGTCGAAAGTGCGAGAGGGTCGTGAGGTAGTCGAGTCCTTTATAGCGCATCACCCGCGGGTCGGTGGTATCGAGGTCCGGATCGGGGAGGAAGACTTCCTGTATCGCCACCTCTCCGGCCACATCAAAGGTCGGAAACAGCACACTGCCCTCGCGCGGCGACAGGTTTTCGGCTACCCGCAGCAATAGCCAGATTTTGCCGTCAAACCGAAAGACACCCGGATTCAACAAGCAGATGACTTCCATGCCCGGGCGACTGGGGCGGATGTCGGAAGGTACCAGGAGCGGGTTTTCGGGGAAACGGTGGGCAAGGTCCTTCATCTACATCTATTTGGGATAAATATACCGCGTGCGGCACCGCCGTCCTTTCATCCTAACGGGCGTATCTTACAGGATTGTATGGTGTTCTTCTCGAATTCGCACCATTAAAAAAGCCTGTCACGGTTGTACGGACAGGCTTTGCTGGATAGGAGGTAAGTCCTTATTTTTTTAAGACTCTTGCATGGTGTGGTACACGTTCATGACATCGTCGTCTTCTTCGATTTTTTCGAGGAGTTTCTCTACATCCGCCATCTGCTCTTCCGTCAGTTCTTTGGTAACCTGCGGGATACGCTCAAAACCAGAGGAAAGGATGTCAATGCCGCGGTTCTCCAGTTCTTTCTGGATCGCACCAAAACTGCCGAACGGGGCGTAGATCATGATTCCGTCTTCGTCTTCGAACACTTCTTCGGCGCCGAAGTCGATCAGTTCGAGTTCGAGCTCTTCCGGATCGATGCCGTCTTTCGGGATGCGGAAGTTGCAGGTATGGTCGAACATGAATTCAACGGAACCCTGCGTGCCCAGGCTGCCGTTGCACTTGTTGAAATAGCTGCGGATATTGGCCACCGTCCGGTTGTTGTTGTCGGTCGCGGTTTCAATCAGGATGGCGATGCCGTGCGGGGCGTAGCCTTCGAAAAGTACTTCCTTATAGTTGGCTGTATCTTTGTCGGTCGCTTTCTTGATGGCACGTTCGACGTTCTCTTTCGGCATGTTCGCCGCTTTTGCGTTCTGGATGACGGCGCGGAGGCGTGAATTCGCATCCGGGTTCGGACCACCTTCTTTCACGGCCATCACGATGTCTTTTCCAATACGCGTAAACGCTTTCGCCATCGCGGCCCAACGTTTCATCTTTCTTCCCTTACGGAATTCAAACGCTCTTCCCATATGCTAATCGATTAAATGATTTTGGCTATTAAAAACGCTGCAAAAATAAACGTTCCTTTTCTTCCACCCAAATCTTAGACCGAAGTCCGCAGATCCGGCCCTCGGCATCCCGCAAATTCTTTCGTAAGAACCCTTATGGCTTTTGCGCCGCCTGCTTCAGGTCCGCAATAATGGCAATGGCTTCCTCCAGGTACGGATTGGTTTGGGCATCTTTCATCTTGGCCGCATTCAGTTCCAGTTGCCCGTCGTTTTGCTGCATGCGCAACAGGTCGGTGCGGTTGTTGGTGATCCGGCATCCGGTCGGTCGTGCTATGAGGTCTTTCACTTTTTTCCAGGTCGGGTCAACCGAATGGATTTCGCGGAAGACATCGTCAAAAGTCATCGGAAGCGGTGGCTTTTTCCGGCTATATAATTGGTTGATCTCGCTATTCAACGCCGCAATCTCCCCGAACACCGGATCGGCGGCAACCCGCGCCTGGCTGTTGCGAACGGCCCGTTCGATGGGTTTTCGGTCAAAGGGCCGAAACCGCGCCTTCGACACCAGCGTGTCGCGTTGCAAGGCCGTGTCATATTGCCGTTCGCGTTCTACGATACTGTCAAACAGCACCGGAACATTCACATCCGGCTGTATGCCGGCGATCTGCGCACTGCCGCCGGTGATGCGGTAGAATTTCTGTATAGTGACCTTCGCAAACTCGTCTTGTTTGGTTTCGTCAAGCGGAAGGATGGTCTGCATACTCGCCTTACCCAGTGAAGGGGAACCTACCACCACCGCGCGGTTGTAGTCTTGCATGGCGGCCGTAAAGAATTCACTGGCGGATGCGGAGTTTCCGTTGATAAGCACCACCAAGGGTCCGTCATACACCAGGCTTTTATCCGGGTCTTTCAAAACGGTCTGCCGGTTTCGTCGGTCACTCAGCAACGCCACCGGACCGCCTTCGATAAAAAGACCTGCCAGCGCTTCGGCTTCTTCCATCGAGCCGCCGCCATTGTCTTGCAGGTCGAGCACGAGGCCGTCAATACCGTCTTCGGTCAGTTTCTGTATCTCGCGGCGCACGTCGTCCGAACAGCCTACATAGCCGTTGTTGTTGAAATCGGTGTAGAATTGCGGCAATACGA
This genomic interval from Flavobacterium sp. HJ-32-4 contains the following:
- a CDS encoding DUF1801 domain-containing protein, whose product is MQPDVATYHTSLSSEDRHICERLYALLEKGLPEAEIKVWHSHPVWFLDGNPVAGYSTQKAGIRLMFWSGADFGDERLKMGTGKFRDASFFYQNADDVHEHDLLEWSSKARDIQWDYQNIVKRKGQLIRLK
- a CDS encoding DUF3050 domain-containing protein yields the protein MTAPVTALRQQLAPIETAILHHDLYDSITDIEGLRRFMEHHVYAVWDFMSLLKSLQRELTCTSLPWLPIGDPVTRRLINEIVLGEESDEDADGVVMSHFELYLKAMEEAGADTQPIRTFVQALAGGQTLEDAFETADVPAAARAFVSYTFNIIRHHGVHVQSAVFTFGREDLIPGMFLALVKDLRDRFPQIGTFCYYLERHIEVDGDHHSHLALRMTSLLCGDDKTKWQEATEAAVQSLTMRKQLWDSVSEVLASGVVR
- a CDS encoding glycoside hydrolase family 130 protein is translated as MKDLAHRFPENPLLVPSDIRPSRPGMEVICLLNPGVFRFDGKIWLLLRVAENLSPREGSVLFPTFDVAGEVAIQEVFLPDPDLDTTDPRVMRYKGLDYLTTLSHFRLVCSENGVDFVETTDFPSILPKGENERFGIEDARVSLIGDEYFIAYTAVSSNGVGVGLRSTRDWRSFDRHGMILPPHNKDAAIFEETINGRYYILHRPSSVAIGGNFIWLAESMDGLHWGNHRCLIRTRHGYWDSARVGAGAAPIKTEKGWLEIYHGATAEHRYCLGAFLLDLRDPARVIARSETPIMEPTESYELSGFFGHVVFTNGHVVDGDELTIYYGAADEFVCGARFSIAEILDSLLPVT
- a CDS encoding YebC/PmpR family DNA-binding transcriptional regulator, translated to MGRAFEFRKGRKMKRWAAMAKAFTRIGKDIVMAVKEGGPNPDANSRLRAVIQNAKAANMPKENVERAIKKATDKDTANYKEVLFEGYAPHGIAILIETATDNNNRTVANIRSYFNKCNGSLGTQGSVEFMFDHTCNFRIPKDGIDPEELELELIDFGAEEVFEDEDGIMIYAPFGSFGAIQKELENRGIDILSSGFERIPQVTKELTEEQMADVEKLLEKIEEDDDVMNVYHTMQES